The genomic DNA taaaatggtaaaaaaaattaagaatagtAAGGAATACATTATACCTTTTCATTCCTTGGTCACCAGTTAGACCCTTAATATGTGGAAATACTAATCATGTTAATGCATAATATTTAGTAAACTTGGTTAAGATCCGCGTCTTGCGCGAAATGaacattatacatataaattatttaatgtatatatgtttttacatattataaaataataaatatatattgaataattaaaagtcagtaattattacatatataattaaattggtgcaaacatataaaccaattttattaatccaaacaatatttttttttgataggatatgtaattaaatttaaatcatattaacatacatagtacattttaatattaatgtgtattaaatgatgatttctattCATAtggttttttgatcatttgtatctttaatagcaaaaactttaaattactcataacaaaaaaattcattacgggattaataattttagtaattttaaattttttaaaaaactaagtcgtcaatgtttgttcaaagcttttatcaaaaaaattgtacaAAGTAaattagatttgtattcatttgtattttgtcataacaaaaattttaaaccatggatcaaaaaatttgaatgtgagacttttaaaaGTTAGTCTTTTAAAAgttagtcgtttttaaaaattcaaaatataacatataaaaaaaaatctaaaattttattatatggttattgaagttgtttaatttattttaatagtttaaaattaaacaaatatgatagaagatacactaatatttatcaaatctttattattcaaaatcattaattaccatatatactttagccacattaggcaattctgtaacttttatttaaataaataataaagaacatcctcctatacattaaaagagaagtcactttagtgatttctgctgacaTGTCATTAAAATAGAGCTTCttagaaaaattgttataattctattggtcgattttttgaattttatttttcatttattttaatcaatcccTTATGTAGACAAAcccaaaactattgtcgatttcgttaagcccatatatagctaggggataataattatcgatttaaTTTAGCATTGAGCAAGATTTAGaactaagacaaatattaaaaactttccttattattcaaacagtaaacttgcgcatgttgatatcatattaattacatttgcttagaaaatattataatgtttctaattagtaggggtgggcgttcgggtacccgttcgggttcggatcgggtattttggattttcgagtatttcggtatagaggtgtagaacccgttcgggtatttctatacttcgggtcgggttcgggtatttttagtttagattcggttatttcagatcgggttcggatatttagattttgaaaaaaaaaaattaaaattttcatttctcaagtttcttatatttaaaaatataactttcagttaactatttttttatttttaatagattgaatggttaatatatttagacataaaaatttaaaactaaaaaggcattaatttagttattttttaaaaaaatttggatgtaattttttgttaattttttaaataaaaaacttgacatgcattttcggatcgggttcgggtgccacttcggatatcgggtaaagtgtcaatccctactaattaggttgtttgtttttaataacttacctttctaatatggattacttgtgtaagttgaaatcattaaatatgcaaataacttattgacaaaatttgtttttaataacttacatttctaatatggattacttgcgcaagttgaaatcattaaatatgcaaatcacttatttacaatatggattacttgcgcaagatgaaatcattaaatattatcgatttagtttacccttgggcaagatttaaaattaagacaaatattaaaaactttccttattattcaaacagtaaacttgcgcatgttgatatcatatttattacattgcttacaaaatattttaatgtttctaattaggttgtttgtttttaataacttacctttctaatatggattacttgcgcaagttaaaatcatatcatatgcaaatcattttttgacaatacacatttaatatctttctttaaacaatttcattatttattgtgcaaaatattgtgcgtcattaatatgagaaataaatcgactgtatatatatatgagacacCCAAggttttaaaatacaaacattctcttttcattctttaaagtattattcacaaatctctcctctcatactattaaggtattacgacGATGATGTttgtgtgctaagaaaaatgtgtttagacgcaaaggctCCTCATCTTTCATCGACTGTGCCACCCACTTTGCCTTGGAAGTATTATATGCTACTTGATGAATCGACTCTGCCACCCACTTTCATCGACTCTGCCACCCACTTTACCTTGGAagtattatagaaagattaataatgaggagcctttgcgtctaaacacggttcgtaattttaatctattttttttcaaatacaaattttaaaataaataaattgttacaattatttattttttgtatttgccagatgggttgtgatgagttaggagaccgatgacggtatgccaatttaatattatttcatgttcaataaaatttataaagttataaatctatcaaataatgttaacccgtcaaattgcttacaaaatttatttaattttttgcacgtttctaattgaatttgctttctttatcgagaaatgtacttcataatttatattatttatggataatattttgatttttttatattttctttcaatatgtctacataaatttttgtttattatttatggaaaaataatattattcacctaaataaagaattacgacacatatacaatcctcctatacattaaaagagaagtcactttagtgatttctgctgacaTGTCATTAAAATAGAGCTTcttacaaaaattgttataattctattggtcgatttttttgaattttatttttcatttattttaatcaatcgcttatgtagacaagcccaaaactattgtagatttcGTTAATCCCATATATAGCTAggggataataattatcgatttagtttagcaTTGAGCAAGATTTAGaactaagacaaatattaaaaactttccttattattcaaacagtaaacttgcacatgttgatatcatattaattacatttgcttagaaaatattataatgtttctaattagtaggggtgggcgttcgggtacccgttcgggttcgggtcgggtattttggattttctagtatttcggtatagaggtgtagaacccgttcgggtatatctatacttcgggtcgggttcgggtatttttagtttggattcggttatttcagatcgggttcggatatttagattttgaaaaaaaaattaaaattttcatttctcaagtttcttatatttaaaaatataactttcagttaattatttttttatttttaatagattgaatggttaatatatttagacataaaaatttaaaactaaaaaagcattaatttagttattttttaaaaaaattggatgtaattttttgttaattttttaaataaaaaacttgacatgcattttcggatcgggttcgggtgccacttcggatatcgggtaaagtgcccatccctactaattaggttgtttgtttttaataacttacctttctaatatggattacttgtgtaagttgaaatcattaaatatgcaaataacttattgacaaaatttgtttttaataacttacgtttctaatatggattacttggcaagttgaaatcattaaatatgcaaatcacttatttacaatatggattacttgcgcaagttgaaatcattaaatattatcgatttagtttacccttgggcaagatttagaattaagacaaatattaaaaactttccttattattcaaacggtaaacttgcgcatgttgatatcatatttattacattgcttacaaaatattttaatgtttctaattatgttgtttgtttttaataacttacctttctaatatggattacttgcgcaagttaaaatcatatcatatgcaaatcattttttgacaatacacatttaatatctttctttaaacaatttcattatttattgtgcaaaatattgtgcgtcattaatatgagaaataaatcgactgtatatatatatgagacacCCAAggttttaaaatacaaacattctcttttcattctttaaagtattattcacaaatctctcctctcatactattaaggtattacgacgatgctgcttgtgtgctaagaaaaatgtgtttagacgcaaaggctCCTCATCTTTCATCGATTGTGCCACCCACTTTGCCTTGGAAGTATTATATGCTACTTGATGAATCGACTGTTCGACTCTGCCACCCACTTTACCTTGGAagtattatagaaagattaataatgttttatttattacttttaatatttataaactataaaatacaatgaacaaaattttatataagataattataatagttttatactctacttgatgaattgtgttcgaatataattatataataactattttaaatattacaaaatccaaaaatgtttgttaatattatttttaaattatttatcgttgtttaaagaataaatttatcataattttaaaataatttataaaatgcttacaaaatgcaaggcaaagttgcactttcaagagttaagtcgagatctggattaaaaatcctaataactggtaaagaaggAAAGCCGtagacaaaaatattgaatgttgtctacaaacaagtttttcagaatatttcgtagtcacggtacgtaattttaatctactttttttttcaaatacaaattttaaaatgaataaactgttgcaattatttattttttgtatttgctagatggattgtgatgagttaggagaccgatgacggtatgtcaatttaatattatttcatgttcaataaaatttagaaatttataaatctatcaaataatgttaacccgtcaaattgcttacaaaaattatttaattttttgcaagtttctaattgaatttgtttttttatcgagaaatgtacttcataattgatattatttatggataatattttgatttttattatattttcttttaatatgtctacataaatgtatgtttattatttatggaaaaataatattattcacctaaaataaagaattacgaaacatatacaatacaattctaattaatgataatataaaatctgttacttctagaactatacactatttattctattttttaatgaaagtatcttcgtaaacacacagaatattttgtgacgttgcaattatacatacacacaatatctgcCTCTTCATACCGAGTTCAAATGTTCTATAGGAACCAAACAATAGCAACTTTTAGAGTAATGTAGGTGAACCAGTTTATATAGGTGTTATCATGTTTTTCTCTGTTTCACAAAGTATGTAAAtcttgttataaatcatggagtggattgccattaactaAGACAAGAGGAGAAAGCCCGTCGGCCACATCAAACCCAACCGTGGCcgcaaggaggagagagagtcggccaaagcCTTAGCCGACTTAGGATATAGATAGTTTCTTTTTCCTAtattttagtagttttcctatttcctcttggataaggatatgtacacttttcttttatctttatcttgtaatccttatataaaggaacccccttgatcattaataagaacacagaaatattcagtcttctaaactctctaattacaacacgttatcagcacgatagactccaaaaccctgagacaaaacctaacctaaaatccgtcacacataaaccctaaatcatgcgcaacttaaaatcgatctatctctcaaaccctgaggaaccagatgacgagccacatatcaaattgaagctcttgacgagaagAATCCATCAGCGTAAACCGTTCGTCGATacgatctcagacgcgccctcACTTGCAGAAACAATACACGGCGCCGTCTTGGTCTTTTGAAACCCTAatcccgaagaaccctaaattgttcttgcttgtGTTCCGGCTTGCAAACTCCGATCAAGCTCAGCTCCGATCAAGCTCAGCTCCAGACGTTCCCTGTCCGTGATCAACGTCCTCAGCCTCAGCACAGCTTGCGTCCAGCTCATACCAAATCCCTGACCAAACACAACCGTCCGCGAGAAGAAACAAGCTCGCGATAGCCGTCGGCaacgcgacccgataggagccGACTCGAGCCCGTTCGTCTCAGCTCGTCTCTGATCTTTGGAGGTCCGGTGTCTACAATCTGCAAAACAAGGGTAATCCTAAATTCTGAGAATATGAATTGAacctggttgttttgtaaagattgaaaccctaaaatcagaactctaaagatgaaagccataggaaAAATAGATCAAATCCTAAAGAGTAAATCGGAGCTCGAATACGTCCGTTCTCCTAAACCATaattcgagattgatccattgatcaattaaaataaaagttttaatgattttgaatctcaaatcaaattccCTTGATCAAATATCAAagtttcgaaaaccctaaaaccctaaactggaaatcggttttaattgtttgatttaaaacttgattgttttatttgatcacctagaaagATTGCTAGGATTGTTTAAACTCGAATCTGAATTGCTTgacttgtttaaactaaaaaactTGATAAGCCCTTGATTATATCATctcgtggccgtgtggccttattgCCTTCATACTCGAACTTGATCACTactgattgattgcaattgaaCTTAGATCTAATTCCAGGGATGATGAATTGAACTAAAATAGCCGTGTGGCTCATCTTGGCCGTAAGGTATTGCTTGAAtgtttaaatgtttaaaaacacTTAATCTCGATTTATATTCCTAAAGGCTTTGAAACCTTAATCTTAAAATCGAATCCTACTAATGTTTAAACCGAAACCCTAGAATTGATTAAGATTATTTGCATACAAATGAATCTGAATATGGATTGCATTCATACTGTTTAAAAGGAATCGACCAGCATGTAGTTTATAAAATCTTGAAACCGTTTGCATTAAGTAGAACtacatggccgtgtggcttgaTGATTGTttcgcaccatggtcgattagattgCTTGATTTTCATAAATGCGTAAGAcatgtttgtggccgagcttgtcgATTATCttgcggccacatgatcacattgtgagaCTCAATTTTGAATgatgatgtgattcagatgtcgaaaatctcaaacagagactatgcagcccttaatctctccggagataactacTTGCAGTGGGTGCTAGATACAGAGATCAGTCTAAGGTcaaagggacttggtgatactatcatcaaGGGCAACAATGAGACCGATAAAAATCGGTACAtggctataagtattatacgccatcacctcattgaaggtctaaaagatcagtacatcacgatggaaaatccactggaactttgggatgctttacagcatagatatgatcaccagaaaacggtgttacttccaaaggctagaaacGACTGgaagaatcttagattcttggATTATAAGTCGGTGGATGAGTACAATTCAGTCTTATTTAAGACGGTCTCGATGCTGAGACattgtggtgaagtagtaaccgaaGAAGAGTTACTTGAGAAGACTTACTCTACATTCCATTCATCGAATGTGATACCGCAACAGCAGTACAGAATGAAAGGCTTCAccacatatactgatctgatctcgtgcctgctTCTGGacgaggcaaacaatgagctcctgatgaagaacagtgaagcTAGACCTGTTGGAACAGCACCATTACCGGAAGCTAATGAGGTTGAAAAGAAAGAACCCAACGAGTGCAATTACGTCCAAAACAATAAGAGATCACACGGCAATGGCCGTAGTGGTTACAAGGGGCGTGGCAGTGACAATTACTCGAACAGCCGAGACAACTACTCGAccggccggaaaggaaaccacaataaccatggtcgtggttccaattatgGCCGTGGCCGAGGTAGttatggccgtggtcgaggcggcatatccaaaccgtcttactcgaccaaatatgtttgtcacagatgtggaatgggaaaccattgggccaagaactgtagaacccctaagcacttatgtgagctctaccaagaaagtctgaagaacaagaacccggaggctcaCATGGTTCACGATTCCGGATATGAGGCCGATAATGATTCCGACATTGCTAAAGATGACCAGAAGGActttgagacttctgattgtctcaagGACTAAATTTTGATACgacttgtcttattgctttatgatttgctttgatgtttcacgattttatatatataataagaattgattttgaattcattatcttgcctgatcttacttgaacatataaataattttaaagagttgcctaaagggcataaaaccaagtaagaaatcatgaatgggtatagtaagcatagtaaagaaactatggctaaggcattgccttaAAAGGCGTTATACACACCGAAAAGAACATGTGACCCTTGAAGTTATAATGTATGGTTTCCAAGTAGAAACAATGGGTAAGGAAGGAAACAAGTACATTtagattttaagaagaaaaacgcctaagaccttgaaagaaagtggtcaagactataccgatgatctctactgatcaaaactatgctacagatcagtatgataaagaggcaagagatgtggtaaccatattgagataacaccacgaaattttacactatatggcatgataggattagccatcctaaagtctaaactgatgcaaagattgaaaaggcacagagttatcccgtaaaagatctcacgttgtgaaacatgtacacaaagggaaactcattaggcttaattgtcccaagaaccacgaccttatagtatggtcatgagggggagagaggataaacccatgatcaatactacaagttcgtatACCACTATGGTCTAAGACAATCTTATATGGCTCGGTAATTACTCGACCATAAAGGACCATTCCTCGGctgtagaggccatgatacaaacggccaaatCTAAGAGGCCATTACCCGGCTGAATAGAACCATGTTATAAACGACTTGACCGTGACTTGGCCGTGAATTGGCCGTGACTTGGCCGTGAATTGGCCGTGTAGTGCAGGCTTGACCGCACACAatccattacctataaaggttCGGCCAAGTAAGCTATTACCTATAAAGGTTCGGCCATGTAAAGCTATTATCCATAAGGATGAGATtataaagtctataagcttggggacattatgaatttacatgtataggatgataatatgcatcaggccatataagtgagcatggATATTctcatctcagattgaatacgggtcataaaaccagacatacaccatcttaagagattttgaataaaccaccacatacatacatgtgccgtctaaagatggaacctcagaagaggattgggaatatataatAATAGGACTTTCTCCACGAAATCAAAAGGACcgagagccaaaacatgggtgatcaaatagtggccaggtacgtattgcatgaaacaaatgaatccgaatattaaaggagaaagattataagctggacaAAGAATGAttaaaagaatgataagaatggttttaaccatcattgtcttggcaaagatcctcggactagtgattataatttaagacgtccaaagaaagattatataaagctagctaattgagaagctaatcgaaatgccagacactgacccgagaaatgactaaccagcttagcaccaaatgaatgtcctagaagagacataatcaagttgctataaagtctatacaagatagaccaagtgttccataagataaaggaatctcggatagagaaatggtgcatagaatacagatccgagattataagagaaaccataccagacattgagaaaaggctgcgcagctacacatctaaggtaccaaaccatgtggcttgggacgccaagctactaggtaacaaaggtcctggataatgaaatctcaaagtaatcagatcatgtctggaacataatggaaccacatgaaagtgtcgacacacacacacatttgtataaagatacataaagttatagcacttgaacataaagaaatgaacgaggatcatgaacccacgaaagagtactcatacaatcataaaagatcatagagattagtaaagataaaacgtggaggttcaaagtatctaaaagagagatgggcgtattggccatatacatatacagaaacgccatctgataaaccagtgaaatagg from Brassica napus cultivar Da-Ae unplaced genomic scaffold, Da-Ae ScsIHWf_2454;HRSCAF=3169, whole genome shotgun sequence includes the following:
- the LOC125601136 gene encoding uncharacterized protein LOC125601136 translates to MSKISNRDYAALNLSGDNYLQWVLDTEISLRSKGLGDTIIKGNNETDKNRYMAISIIRHHLIEGLKDQYITMENPLELWDALQHRYDHQKTVLLPKARNDWKNLRFLDYKSVDEYNSVLFKTVSMLRHCGEVVTEEELLEKTYSTFHSSNANNELLMKNSEARPVGTAPLPEANEVEKKEPNECNYVQNNKRSHGNGRSGYKGRGSDNYSNSRDNYSTGRKGNHNNHGRGSNYGRGRGSYGRGRGGISKPSYSTKYVCHRCGMGNHWAKNCRTPKHLCELYQESLKNKNPEAHMVHDSGYEADNDSDIAKDDQKDFETSDCLKD